In a single window of the Nicotiana tomentosiformis chromosome 10, ASM39032v3, whole genome shotgun sequence genome:
- the LOC104106542 gene encoding WAT1-related protein At5g40230-like translates to METAVPFIAMVVQQLAQIGSMVAAKVAMSSGMTPFTFTFYSSAFSTLILIPLSFLLHRSALPPLWPTFLYGFFLLGLTGFLMQVLGILGLQYSSSLLSTAILQLIPGFTYILAVILRMENFDYKSLNTMAKSVGTLVSIIGAIVATLYKGPQVFGSPLNSILAAPPHFLLNQSSAWVIGGLLMMITSLIASVFIISKAFVLKKYPAELIVMLFYSSCITILCAAFSLITEKDLNSWSVRPLSRLKALVYSVIK, encoded by the exons ATGGAAACCGCAGTTCCATTTATAGCGATGGTAGTTCAGCAGTTAGCACAAATTGGATCTATGGTGGCAGCTAAAGTGGCTATGTCAAGTGGGATGACTCCTTTCACTTTTACTTTCTACTCAAGTGCCTTCTCAACTCTCATTCTTATTCCACTGTCCTTCCTGCTCCATAG ATCAGCTCTTCCACCTCTTTGGCCAACCTTTCTTTATGGATTTTTCTTGCTTGGCCTAACGGG TTTCTTGATGCAAGTGCTTGGAATTCTTGGACTTCAATATTCCTCTTCATTACTTTCCACAGCAATATTACAACTAATTCCAGGTTTCACCTACATTCTTGCCGTCATTCTCAG GATGGAAAACTTTGACTACAAGAGTTTGAACACAATGGCTAAATCTGTTGGGACATTGGTATCAATAATAGGTGCAATTGTTGCAACTCTATATAAAGGTCCTCAAGTTTTTGGAAGCCCTTTGAATTCAATATTAGCAGCTCCTCCTCATTTTCTACTCAACCAATCTTCTGCTTGGGTAATTGGGGGTTTGCTTATGATGATTACCTCTCTAATAGCTTCAGTATTTATCATTTCAAAG GCATTTGTCCTTAAGAAATACCCGGCAGAGTTGATTGTAATGTTGTTTTATAGCAGCTGTATTACAATTTTGTGTGCTGCTTTCTCTTTAATTACTGAAAAAGACTTGAATTCTTGGAGCGTACGCCCTCTTAGCAGATTAAAGGCTCTCGTATACTCGGTAATTAagtag
- the LOC104117931 gene encoding WAT1-related protein At4g15540-like isoform X1: METAVPFIAMVVQQLAQIGSMVAAKVAMSSGMTPFTFTFYSSAFSTLILIPLSFLLHRSDLPPLWPTFLNGFFLLGLTGFLMQVLGILGLQYSSPLLSTAILQLIPGFTFILAVILRMENFDYKSLNTMAKSVGTLVSIIGALVATLYKGPQVFGSPLNSILTAPSHFLLNQSSAWVIGGLLMMITSLIASVFTISQAFVLKKYPAELIVMLFYSSCITILCAAFSLITERDLNSWSVSPHSRLKALIYSSFFGNVFQVSICSWCVRKRGPLFVVMFHPIGIVIAMAASIFSGETIHIGSLLGSIIILLGFYSVIWGKAKEWKMGENNGWKSLESNSNNMPLLQNKADDLSMIQNH; the protein is encoded by the exons ATGGAAACCGCAGTTCCATTTATAGCGATGGTAGTTCAGCAGTTAGCACAAATTGGATCTATGGTGGCAGCTAAAGTGGCTATGTCAAGTGGGATGACTCCTTTCACTTTTACTTTCTACTCAAGTGCCTTCTCAACTCTCATTCTTATTCCACTGTCCTTCCTGCTCCATAG ATCAGATCTTCCACCTCTTTGGCCAACTTTTCTCAATGGATTTTTCTTGCTTGGCCTAACGGG TTTCTTGATGCAAGTGCTTGGAATTCTTGGACTTCAATATTCCTCTCCATTACTTTCCACAGCAATATTACAACTAATTCCAGGTTTCACCTTCATTCTTGCCGTCATTCTCAG GATGGAAAACTTTGACTACAAGAGTTTGAACACAATGGCTAAATCTGTTGGGACATTGGTATCAATAATAGGTGCACTTGTTGCAACTCTATATAAAGGTCCTCAAGTTTTTGGAAGCCCTTTGAATTCAATATTAACAGCTCCTTCTCATTTTCTACTCAACCAATCTTCTGCTTGGGTAATTGGGGGTTTGCTTATGATGATTACCTCTCTAATAGCTTCAGTATTTACCATTTCACAG GCATTTGTCCTTAAGAAATACCCGGCAGAGCTGATTGTAATGTTGTTTTATAGCAGCTGTATTACAATTTTGTGTGCTGCTTTCTCTTTAATTACTGAAAGAGACTTGAATTCTTGGAGCGTAAGCCCTCATAGCAGATTAAAGGCTCTCATATACTCG AGTTTCTTTGGAAATGTATTCCAAGTGAGTATATGCTCATGGTGTGTGAGGAAAAGAGGACCTCTCTTTGTTGTCATGTTCCATCCAATAGGTATTGTGATTGCAATGGCTGCCAGCATATTCTCGGGTGAAACTATCCATATTGGAAG TTTGTTGGGATCAATCATCATTCTACTCGGGTTTTACTCAGTGATATGGGGAAAAGCTAAAGAATGGAAAATGGGAGAGAACAATGGATGGAAGAGCTTGGAATCAAATAGCAACAACATGCCTTTATTACAAAACAAAGCTGATGATCTATCCATGATACAAAACCATTGA
- the LOC104117931 gene encoding WAT1-related protein At5g40230-like isoform X2, producing the protein METAVPFIAMVVQQLAQIGSMVAAKVAMSSGMTPFTFTFYSSAFSTLILIPLSFLLHRSDLPPLWPTFLNGFFLLGLTGFLMQVLGILGLQYSSPLLSTAILQLIPGFTFILAVILRMENFDYKSLNTMAKSVGTLVSIIGALVATLYKGPQVFGSPLNSILTAPSHFLLNQSSAWVIGGLLMMITSLIASVFTISQAFVLKKYPAELIVMLFYSSCITILCAAFSLITERDLNSWSVSPHSRLKALIYSFVGINHHSTRVLLSDMGKS; encoded by the exons ATGGAAACCGCAGTTCCATTTATAGCGATGGTAGTTCAGCAGTTAGCACAAATTGGATCTATGGTGGCAGCTAAAGTGGCTATGTCAAGTGGGATGACTCCTTTCACTTTTACTTTCTACTCAAGTGCCTTCTCAACTCTCATTCTTATTCCACTGTCCTTCCTGCTCCATAG ATCAGATCTTCCACCTCTTTGGCCAACTTTTCTCAATGGATTTTTCTTGCTTGGCCTAACGGG TTTCTTGATGCAAGTGCTTGGAATTCTTGGACTTCAATATTCCTCTCCATTACTTTCCACAGCAATATTACAACTAATTCCAGGTTTCACCTTCATTCTTGCCGTCATTCTCAG GATGGAAAACTTTGACTACAAGAGTTTGAACACAATGGCTAAATCTGTTGGGACATTGGTATCAATAATAGGTGCACTTGTTGCAACTCTATATAAAGGTCCTCAAGTTTTTGGAAGCCCTTTGAATTCAATATTAACAGCTCCTTCTCATTTTCTACTCAACCAATCTTCTGCTTGGGTAATTGGGGGTTTGCTTATGATGATTACCTCTCTAATAGCTTCAGTATTTACCATTTCACAG GCATTTGTCCTTAAGAAATACCCGGCAGAGCTGATTGTAATGTTGTTTTATAGCAGCTGTATTACAATTTTGTGTGCTGCTTTCTCTTTAATTACTGAAAGAGACTTGAATTCTTGGAGCGTAAGCCCTCATAGCAGATTAAAGGCTCTCATATACTCG TTTGTTGGGATCAATCATCATTCTACTCGGGTTTTACTCAGTGATATGGGGAAAAGCTAA